TATGATAAAATCAAGGGAATGCCTCCGTCATTCCTTTGCTTTTTTATGCTTTCTCTTTTAGGAGGATAGTCTGCAAATCTCACCAACCatacatgaaaagaaaatatttgagtTCCTCTATCTTTAAATTTGCTTATAACGTGTAGGGGTAGCAAATGAGCGGGTTGAGCTGAATTTGAGCGGGTCAAGACGTGTTAGGTTAATAAATGAGTCATTTGCTAACCCAATCCAAAGTGTACTTGGGCTAAAATAGATTGGGACCCGCCCAACTTGACCCATGTTTTAGAACCATGCTCATCTTGCATAAAAAGGCCTTTTACCTTAAAATGTgtaagttgaaaaatattttgcggGTGGGGGTgagtgggtggtgcagaaaaatgaaaaaaacaaaaaaaattgagGGGGTTAGGGGGTAGGGGCCATGGTGCAGAAAAAAGTTTGTGAGGGGGTTTTTgcgggggtgggggggggggggtaggggggtgggtggtgcagaaaaacaataaaacagaaaattgaaaatacaataaaaaaaaagtaaaattggtACAACTAAGTAAATTTCTTGATAAGTTGGATTGAGATCTCtttgttttgggtgagtttcatgGATTGTATTTGGGCTTTTTAATGAATCAGAATGAGCTATAAAAAATAATGGGTTAACTTGGACTCAGTCCAAATAGACCCATGAGCTAAAATGTTTGTAGCCCAACCCATTAATTTTTGGGCAGATTGAACGGGTTTGAGCTCAAATTGCCATCCCTAATAACGTCATTGTACACATATAACCCCGAATTCTCGATTATGATAAAAATTCCAAATAATTTGTATAGCAGTTATTCCAAGGTAGTCACTATATCAACCATTATCTCTTAATTCCAAGGTAGTTGGAAATCTTCAACGTCTAGCTATTTCCCTTCATTTTACCAACCATTTCATTCGAATACTCTATAATTTGAGGCTAAATTCTCTAGCACTAGAGGTAGTTTAGGTACTCATTAGCTAGACAAACAAGGTCTTACAAGATAGCAAGGCATCAAATATCACGTATATATGGATCACTCAATAAGAATCCATGGTACAACGACATATATGTTTCTGTAAGATACGAAGACAACAGTATGAGAACTATCAATGTTATTGATGTACCTAAACTGCTTCTAATTAATAGAAATGGTAAAGCATATTTGCTGAAAATCAATATAGTGATATCTTCTTGATCCTGTTAGAAGCTAGAGTAATCAAGTTTCTGAGTTGGGAATGCCTTAGCTATCCAAGAATACCTGCATTGCACGGTGGCAATCCTCGACGCCACTCCATAATAACCAGAGTTGCAATGCTATGTGCAAGGGCTGCTGCAACGACGAGTATATGGAATATTTGATGGCTGTGTCCAAAAAGGTCAAATGCACCTGGTTTCCATCTCTCTGGAAACCTCGTAATGTAGAAAACTGCTCCAGCAGCATACAAAAGGCCCATGGCGATCTCGTAGACCAGAGCCACGAGTACTTGTGGATGATGAAAATAGAGGGAAACAGCATGTGCTGCTGGAATCACACCTGAGAAACCCATAGCAAGAAACAGAGCTGCCCTGAATGATCTGAAATGACCAGAGGTGACAGCCGGGGCGAAAAGGGTGATAATGACTAGGATACCAACTATAGTAATGGATGTTAAGTAAAAGAAACGCCAGTATGGTTGACAGCAGAAAGTGTAATATATGGGAGCAAAGAAAGAGCAGATGATCATGATAGAAATTCCAGAGTAATCGAGACGCCAGAAGAAGAGGGTGAATTTATGCGAGTGGCAAGCAAATAGGTGAGAGACAGAGCTGAAGATCAAACAGACCATTGCCCCTCCTAAGAAAACAAACCAAGGCCATATGTCAACTTCATAACCATCTCCATATAGAAATGATGGGTTTGAGATCTGCCTAGTATAAGGATCCTGCAAATCAGAAATCAAATTTGATAATGAGATGATGCTTAGTATCTTATGTGCAGCTTAACATTTGCATAAACACAAACAGAATTTtccaaaaatctgaaaaaggTCAAGATGCATCACTTCTTTCCCCTCAACACTGTTATATTGGGCACAGTCAGACAACATCGAAGTGTTCTGCTTTTACAACAAACTCTTAGAAAATATGCAGTATTAGTAGGTTCTCGCAGCAAAAAGCTCCATTATTTCCTGCACGAACCGTGTTTTATGTCCCAGAAAAAAAGTCCCCTTTATGATTTCACTATTATTATTGAACAAAACAACTCTGTTTACTAGTCTAGCATATTGGATTCATAAAACAGCTAGCCAAGAAAGTTACAGTCCATTCACCTTCATGAAACTTTCTGACATTGAATCAAATTTGTTAGAAACAAAATCTTTTTGACAAAGATCAGATTCCTTTCCATGTTTTAGGAAAGAATGGTATCTGACTCCTCAGGACTCTCTTAACTGAAATTGAGACTCTCTTTTGTAAGTTGTAACTACCTACCACATCAAGAATCCAAAGTAAGTTAATATAAGACTTCATTTGACCTGGCATTCAACACTGATATAAGAACTTAAGTTGGTGCAACACCACCACTAACCGGCTTAGTTGAAATCAAAGATTTATTATGGCAGAACCAAAATAAGGTAATGCCTCTCAATCATTCGAAGGGGAGCTTTGGAACAATGGTAAAGTTGACTCTGTGttacctataggtcacgggttcgagctgttGAATCAGCCAttgatgcttgcatcagggtagACTGCTATATCACACCCTTTGAGGTGTTATCCTTCCTTAAAATCTGCATGAACGCGAAATATTTCGTGCACCAAACTGGCTCTCAATCATCCCTTAGtgtttttttaattatctttctcCTCTCACCAACCATACCACTCCTAGTTGACAAACCAAATCAAGTCACTCCACAAATATTTTACCTATCAATCAGGTAAAAAACATTGGCTTTGGAAATGGTGTTCAGGTACTACTATATGTTTGTACCTTGTCACCATTTCCAATGACCTCATTTTGCTAACTCTTTAGTCAAACTATATGGACCCTCAATCAATTCCTTGATTGTCGCAGTGTCAGTATTATATTAAAGTAAGACATTATTCAACTTAATTGAGGAAAAAATTTCCAAAAGCTTCACCCATCTTTTACTCCTATTTAAGAGCAatacaaaattaaactaaaaGAATTATAGCCTTCTTTCCTCGTTTGAAGACTAATACACAAATTGTCAACCATTTCAACGAAACGAAACTCAATCTGAAAATTTTCCACGAAAGATATAAACAGAAAAAAAATTCGCATAAATTCACCGCATAAAAATCTTAAATACGATAAATAAATAATCGAATACGATTTATATCAAactatttttcccaaaaataagaAGAAGTTTATTTAAACGGGCCCAGGTGTCGAATAAAATTTATTGCGTATCTCAGCTCTATTTCCTAAAATTTCTAAAAGTAGGGACCCACCACAAAACCAACCTTTTCGCTTAGTGTTGTCATCTCAAgtcttttaaactaaaaatatgtgatttaataaaaaaaaagtaacgGCGAAAACTCACCGGAAAAGAATCAGTTGACCCATTTCTCTTCATTGTCATCCACCGTCCTTCTCCCGCCGGTCTGTTTAGGATACAGTACTATCTTTTTACCAATGTATCAAATGACAAAAAAGGACTAAAGAAGTTCAAAATTACGAAAACGAACCTGGAAAAACCAGCAAGCAAATTCTCTATTGTCGTCATCTCCGTCAAGGTCATTACCGTCAAAATCACAAATACCAGAAATCCTACCAAATGCctataaaaatttataaaaataaaattaatataactcgaaatgaatgaaattcaaatgaaattgaAGAGAAATTTTTGAATTACATACGTCCAAATATTGAGAGTTTCATTGTGCAAAGAGAAGAGACTGAG
Above is a window of Nicotiana tabacum cultivar K326 chromosome 8, ASM71507v2, whole genome shotgun sequence DNA encoding:
- the LOC142162939 gene encoding heptahelical transmembrane protein 2-like, which encodes MKSRGTKKKSLKIGNVEHTESVGMKTNNKKLKRKLVKYEELPAYLKDNEFIRDYYRCEWPLKDTALSLFSLHNETLNIWTHLVGFLVFVILTVMTLTEMTTIENLLAGFSRPAGEGRWMTMKRNGSTDSFPDPYTRQISNPSFLYGDGYEVDIWPWFVFLGGAMVCLIFSSVSHLFACHSHKFTLFFWRLDYSGISIMIICSFFAPIYYTFCCQPYWRFFYLTSITIVGILVIITLFAPAVTSGHFRSFRAALFLAMGFSGVIPAAHAVSLYFHHPQVLVALVYEIAMGLLYAAGAVFYITRFPERWKPGAFDLFGHSHQIFHILVVAAALAHSIATLVIMEWRRGLPPCNAGILG